A single genomic interval of Lodderomyces elongisporus chromosome 8, complete sequence harbors:
- the RPL32 gene encoding 60S ribosomal protein L32, giving the protein MILIVAAAVPHPKIVKKYTKKFKRHHSDRYDRVKENWRKQKGIDSCVRRRFRGTIPQPNIGYGSNKKTKYLTPSGHKVFVVKNLKDLDVLVMHTRTYAAEIAHNISAKNRIEIVKKANKIGVKVTNPKGRVSIEA; this is encoded by the exons ATGATA CTAATcg TGGCCGCTGCAGTTCCTCACCCAAAGATTGTCAAGAAGTACACCAAGAAGTTCAAGAGACACCACTCCGACAGATACGACAGAGTCAAGGAGAACTggagaaagcaaaaaggtATTGACTCATGTGTCCGTAGAAGATTCAGAGGTACCATCCCACAACCAAACATTGGTTACGGTTCAAACAAGAAGACCAAGTACCTTACTCCATCAGGTCACAAGGTCTTTGTCGTTAAGAACTTGAAGGACTTGGATGTGTTGGTTATGCACACCAGAACATACGCTGCTGAGATTGCTCACAACATCAGTGCCAAGAACAGAATCGAAATTGTCAAGAAGGCTAACAAGATCGGTGTCAAGGTTACCAACCCTAAGGGTAGAGTTTCTATTGAAGCTTAA
- the PTK2 gene encoding Putative serine/threonine protein phosphatase: MTPTDSSSSHTGLSKLFHHNKDNSSRDTLASSSGSSPQQAPHAPSGPRRTPSMFSLKRRNTNPINTNIATNSNRSRSSSEARNNQNQLHHPQPNPTGTGTGVGAATGTGTGTGSATATPQRSKLSKAETFAHLQQLDTRNAAKQQLRNHRIPSHHQNGTASPSSNATPALPNHEKIVYNPYGINKSTSQDLPKHASFYLSGGHDAERVVANPVADPNNYLPEDLRQKHINLIDEFEIDVNKKHLGDGGSSDVRIINAAHSKKSLFALKKFTLLHKETDDDFYKRVVKEYVIHKRAAASRHVVDVFALLRIQSQGNLTRGWGVVMEFCGGGDLFSLIIRPGWKSSPLAEKYCIFKQIAYGVRYLHEQDIAHRDLKPENVLLDANGVAKLCDFGVSDYGHTIPGDYSSALKLSSSYVGSPPYSPPEVMILKDMTHTEAKSHAYNMFEMDCWSLGMLLFCLVYSGVPFQQSSVTDHQYREYQFSHKRFSSDHPNFKHNRGFMKGPGSDFKLAAKFESTGASRVAWKLCDPTASSRYTMDQLMEDTWFKALEMCIYEDPDQSVNPFVLPGTGENVHTYPASGSSSANTSRAPSRRGTFINRSHQNIGGASADGHESSCDEANMSGSFKSMLDLNVVSEKIKEHGVGVGTTAASAAANGKRPMTSSSNNSVHSSDGNATPRTRSMLDVVGVGSENVSVPPSPKLNQQQQQQQQQQQNQQQQQQHVPSSGNLPALEESDIEHDPHCDNLSVSKQDDSFDQSRDSIPPSPSSLTHAPIENDVHSSFKLPPAADNERSRTPSQDSENREGEDVASAVNQDRSVYADTDIKPKILKSLSDLKLEADGTCPLGYKLKKHHHCEVSNVANKGLRR, from the coding sequence ATGACACCAACAGATTCTTCATCGTCACACACGGGACTTTCGAAATTGTTTCACCACAACAAAGACAATAGTCTGAGGGATACCCTTGCATCCTCTTCAGGATCTTCACCACAGCAAGCACCACATGCGCCACTGGGACCTAGGCGAACTCCATCCATGTTTTCACTCAAACGTCGAAACACAAACCCCATCAATACAAATATTGCAACAAACAGTAACAGATCGCGGAGTAGCTCTGAAGCTCGAaataaccaaaaccaattgCACCACCCACAACCTAACCCAacaggaacaggaacaggAGTCGGAGCCGCAacaggaacaggaacaggaacagggtcagcaacagcaactcCACAGAGACTGAAACTTTCCAAGGCTGAAACTTTTGCCCATCTACAACAATTGGATACGAGGAATGCagcaaaacaacaattacgAAATCACAGAATCCCTAGTCATCATCAAAATGGCACAGCGTCACCCTCGTCAAATGCCACTCCTGCATTGCCAAATCACGAAAAAATTGTGTACAATCCATACGGAATAAACAAATCGACATCACAAGACTTGCCCAAACATGCAAGCTTCTACCTCTCAGGTGGTCACGATGCCGAGAGAGTTGTTGCAAACCCAGTGGCCGACCCAAACAATTACCTCCCTGAGGATTTGCGTCAAAAACATATTAATCTTATAGACGAGTTTGAAATTGATGTCAACAAGAAACATTTGGGTGATGGTGGCTCGTCAGATGTGAGAATTATTAATGCTGCACACAGCAAGAAGAGCTTGTTTGCATTGAAGAAATTTACTCTTTTGCACAAGGAAACAGATGATGATTTCTACAAAAGAGTTGTTAAAGAGTATGTGATACACAAGAGAGCCGCCGCGTCTCGCCATGTGGTTGATGTATTTGCACTTTTACGTATTCAAAGTCAAGGTAATTTGACTAGAGGTTGGGGTGTAGTGATGGAATTTTGCGGTGGCGGTGATTTATTTTCGCTAATCATTAGACCAGGATGGAAACTGAGTCCCTTGGCAGAAAAATACTGTATATTCAAGCAGATTGCTTATGGTGTACGTTATCTTCATGAACAAGATATTGCACACCGTGACTTGAAACCTGAAAATGTCTTGCTTGACGCAAATGGGGTTGCAAAATTGTGTGATTTTGGTGTAAGTGATTACGGCCATACTATACCCGGTGACTATTCTTCTGCATTGAAATTATCTTCATCGTATGTTGGCTCACCACCATACTCACCTCCTGAAGTTATGATTTTAAAAGACATGACGCATACCGAGGCTAAATCACATGCTTACAATATGTTTGAAATGGATTGTTGGAGTTTGGGAATGTTGTTATTCTGTCTAGTTTATTCCGGAGTACCTTTTCAGCAATCAAGTGTCACTGACCACCAATATAGAGAATACCAATTTAGTCACAAGAGATTCTCTTCGGATCATCCAAACTTTAAACATAATCGAGGTTTTATGAAAGGTCCTGGAAGTGATTTCAAATTGGCTGCAAAATTCGAAAGCACCGGCGCATCACGTGTTGCATGGAAGTTATGTGATCCAACTGCTAGCTCGAGGTATACCATGGATCAATTGATGGAAGATACGTGGTTCAAAGCTTTGGAAATGTGTATTTATGAAGATCCCGATCAATCGGTGAACCCCTTTGTTTTGCCTGGAACTGGTGAAAATGTGCATACATATCCTGCACTGGGATCCTCATCAGCAAACACTTCACGCGCACCGTCGAGAAGAGGCACCTTCATCAATAGGAGTCATCAAAATATTGGTGGTGCTAGTGCAGATGGACACGAGAGCAGTTGCGACGAAGCCAATATGAGTGGATCATTTAAAAGCATGTTGGATTTGAATGTTGTGTCCGAAAAGATAAAGGAACACGGAGTTGGGGTTGGAACCACAGCGgcatcagcagcagctaACGGGAAGAGACCAATGACGTCTTCGAGCAACAATTCAGTACATTCAAGTGATGGAAATGCCACGCCACGTACACGTTCAATGCTTGATGTAGTAGGTGTAGGAAGCGAAAATGTATCAGTACCACCATCGCCAAAACTTAatcagcagcaacaacagcaacagcaacagcaacaaaaccaacagcaacagcagcaacatgTGCCTTCCAGTGGTAATTTACCTGCACTTGAGGAAAGTGATATTGAGCACGACCCCCATTGTGATAATTTGTCCGTCTCAAAGCAAGATGATTCCTTTGATCAATCAAGAGACTCGATTCCACCATCTCCATCGTCATTGACACATGCGCCTATTGAAAATGATGTCCACTCTTCGTTCAAGTTACCCCCAGCAGCTGATAATGAAAGAAGTAGAACACCGAGTCAAGATTCAGAAAACAGAGAAGGTGAAGATGTTGCTAGTGCTGTTAACCAGGATAGGTCTGTATATGCGGACACTGATATCAAGCCCAAGATATTAAAGAGCTTAAGTGATCTCAAGCTTGAAGCCGATGGAACTTGTCCTTTGGGGTACAAGTTGAAAAAGCACCATCATTGTGAAGTGAGTAATGTAGCTAACAAAGGATTAAGGAGGTAA
- the SUR7 gene encoding Eisosomes component, giving the protein MKVVATFFNLFFLAGSILLLIFTVLSGSSKHFPLNKFYWLEADTSDITRAPADLSAWTFWGVCDKADYSNCLLGPAYPISPVDNFDTTRNVPKDFIDNENTYYYLSRFAFACCLIALGFAGLAFLIDILGFCFAIIDKVVIFLVTVALFFMAAFASFQTAVVVLAKNAFTDDDRHAKVGAKAMGIMWAAFVCLLICWFITFAANIANSYKKHAQRVRERKQQQQYEQGGNHPYDTNEKVGASARDDSSFVKSRDHEAGQALHDDTNTGGIRFFKIKRNQKQVDDESA; this is encoded by the coding sequence ATGAAAGTAGTGGCCACattcttcaatttgtttttcctaGCCGGTTCGATCCTTTTGTTGATCTTTACCGTGCTCTCGGGTTCTTCAAAGCACTTTCCACTTAATAAATTCTACTGGCTCGAGGCTGACACCTCAGACATTACCAGAGCACCAGCCGATTTATCAGCATGGACTTTTTGGGGTGTTTGTGACAAGGCAGACTATAGCAATTGTTTGTTGGGCCCAGCATATCCAATTTCACCAGTTGACAATTTCGACACTACAAGAAACGTTCCTAAAGATTTCATTGATAATGAAAACACTTATTACTACTTGAGTAGATTTGCATTTGCCTGCTGTTTAATTGCATTGGGCTTTGCTGGATTGGCCTTCCTTATTGATATTTTgggcttttgttttgctatTATCGACAAGGTTGTGATCTTCTTGGTCACTGTTGCATTATTCTTTATGGCTGCTTTTGCTTCGTTCCAAACTGCAGTCGTTGTATTGGCCAAGAATGCATTTACTGATGACGACAGACATGCCAAAGTTGGTGCCAAGGCCATGGGTATTATGTGGGCAGCCTTTGTCTGTTTGCTCATTTGCTGGTTCATTACATTTGCTGCCAACATTGCCAACAGTTACAAGAAGCATGCGCAAAGAGTtagggaaagaaaacaacagcaacaatatGAACAAGGCGGTAACCATCCATACGATACAAACGAGAAAGTTGGTGCATCCGCACGCGATGACTCTTCTTTCGTTAAGTCTAGAGACCATGAGGCTGGACAAGCACTTCACGACGACACCAACACTGGCGGTATTagatttttcaaaatcaagagAAACCAAAAGCAAGTGGATGACGAATCAGCTTAA